Below is a window of Arabidopsis thaliana chromosome 2, partial sequence DNA.
TTGTAGATGTTTAGTCAGTTTCACCGCGGAAGTCACTACTTTGTATACCAAATTTGcactatatatagaatatgtcataatatatatatggtctatctagttttttttgtgcaaataTGGTCTATATCTACAAAAAGTTCTTGAACGTACAAGTGACTAACCTCTATGCCACCAAGTATCGATTGATTCCCCTGTGAAATTTCCAACCCAATGCCATACCTGGCAGTAAAGTATCAGTCAGGAAATCAAAGCTTTGCCATAAGAAACCAGCTGTGTCGTTGTCCCATGTGTTCTTGATAACAAAGTTTCCATCATCAAGAAACTCTTTAACCAACGATGAGCCAACAACTCCCATAAAATTTGTGCCCCAAACACGGATACCAGCTTGATCATCAAGGACAAGATTATTGTTGGAAAACTTGAAGGTTCCGAAAGAATTAAAGGGTTCACTAGACTACCTCCTCACCTACTTATGTAGTATAAGGCCGGGTTTTTAAGGTTTCTCATTTGTTTCAAGGGtgaaatacaaaaatgtaCCTCACCTAACCAGTGAGAGGCTTTGCTCGAGTCATACAATCCTATGCCCTTCTTGCCGCTTACAGTTTCAAAGAGCGAGACTCTCAAGGCATAGACAACAAATTTAGGGGAAAACTTAATGTCCCTATCATT
It encodes the following:
- a CDS encoding Curculin-like (mannose-binding) lectin family protein (Curculin-like (mannose-binding) lectin family protein; FUNCTIONS IN: sugar binding; LOCATED IN: cellular_component unknown; CONTAINS InterPro DOMAIN/s: Curculin-like (mannose-binding) lectin (InterPro:IPR001480); BEST Arabidopsis thaliana protein match is: receptor kinase 3 (TAIR:AT4G21380.1); Has 1787 Blast hits to 1759 proteins in 72 species: Archae - 0; Bacteria - 0; Metazoa - 0; Fungi - 0; Plants - 1787; Viruses - 0; Other Eukaryotes - 0 (source: NCBI BLink).), which translates into the protein MAPVRGCNDRDIKFSPKFVVYALRVSLFETVSGKKGIGLYDSSKASHWLGESSEPFNSFGTFKFSNNNLVLDDQAGIRVWGTNFMGVVGSSLVKEFLDDGNFVIKNTWDNDTAGFLWQSFDFLTDTLLPGMALGWKFHRGINRYLLPFPDGYLLPKMALGWNFHWGVNQYLVAWETPDNPSKSREEYVASSFPELFVSNYEGRLYGTGPLDDQKEQSLMDKTFLSDKIYIADIQEVSFTAYNDSIFTRLNLSPPGILQRLTWNQTVERWIGSWHQ